From one Bacteroides fragilis NCTC 9343 genomic stretch:
- a CDS encoding TolC family protein yields MVLLVGFVNVNRIYAQEISLQQALKQGMENYETIRSKTLQVEAQKKLVNHAKTMLLPDIKFSAQQVYGTANAWHGPQYSFGEGMTTTSMPQDKQNWEAAFGSLYMAGFNWTLYSFGQTKNNIRFAESEYELRQSELE; encoded by the coding sequence ATGGTCTTACTTGTAGGCTTTGTGAATGTAAATAGAATATATGCACAAGAGATAAGCCTTCAACAGGCTTTAAAACAGGGTATGGAGAATTATGAAACAATCCGATCGAAAACCTTACAAGTAGAAGCACAAAAGAAACTGGTTAATCATGCCAAAACAATGCTTTTACCTGATATAAAATTTTCGGCCCAGCAAGTATATGGTACAGCCAACGCATGGCATGGACCACAATATAGCTTTGGTGAGGGGATGACAACCACAAGTATGCCACAAGACAAACAAAATTGGGAGGCTGCTTTCGGTTCACTTTATATGGCAGGTTTTAATTGGACACTTTATTCTTTCGGTCAAACGAAAAACAATATACGGTTCGCTGAGTCCGAATATGAATTACGGCAATCGGAATTGGAATAG
- a CDS encoding HAD-IA family hydrolase yields MAQKRYKHILWDLDGTIIDSKIGVSESIRYCLKYFNIEVTCLDEFKPMIGPPLQDSLREIYNFSPQQVEIACKLYDEYYMKKGIHEYKVFQNIEKVLSQLQNDNKELYVATTKPEYAAKQLLADCKLDTYFKFIGGDNEEFTRSNKADVIQYVLSANNISATDNVVMIGDRKYDMLAAKKIGIDTIGVLYGYGDRNELLTNGAQYIIEEPYELLNLLKG; encoded by the coding sequence ATGGCACAGAAAAGGTATAAGCACATATTATGGGATTTGGATGGAACGATAATTGATTCTAAGATTGGAGTTTCCGAGTCAATAAGATATTGTTTAAAATATTTCAATATCGAAGTTACTTGTTTGGATGAATTCAAACCAATGATTGGTCCTCCTCTTCAGGATTCTCTTCGGGAAATATACAATTTCTCACCTCAACAGGTTGAAATTGCCTGCAAGCTGTATGACGAATATTATATGAAGAAAGGTATTCATGAATACAAGGTGTTCCAAAATATTGAGAAAGTTTTGTCGCAATTACAAAATGACAACAAGGAATTATATGTGGCAACAACAAAACCGGAATATGCCGCAAAACAACTCTTGGCTGATTGCAAGTTAGATACTTATTTCAAATTTATAGGTGGGGATAACGAAGAATTCACCCGTTCGAACAAGGCAGACGTGATACAATATGTACTATCTGCAAACAACATATCAGCCACTGATAATGTGGTTATGATAGGTGACAGAAAGTATGATATGTTGGCTGCCAAAAAAATAGGTATTGATACTATTGGTGTCCTGTATGGATATGGAGATAGAAACGAGCTATTGACAAATGGCGCCCAATATATAATAGAAGAGCCATACGAGTTGTTGAATTTGCTTAAAGGATAA
- the feoB gene encoding ferrous iron transport protein B, whose protein sequence is MRLSELKTGEKGIIVKVLGHGGFRKRIVEMGFIKGKTIAVILNAPLKDPIKYSLLGYEISLRRQEAEMIEVVSEQETRTTQDSYYGPIIEETMIPENKMATLAKGKRRTINVALIGNPNCGKTSLFNYASGAHERIGNYSGVTVDAKENAFDFQGYHFRIVDLPGTYSLSTYTPEEVYVRKYIIEETPDVIINVVDASNLERNFYLTTQLIDMNVRMVVALNMFDELKASGNQLDYLKLSRLLGVPMVPTVCRTGEGVDKLFHIIISLYEGIDFLTQEKLDVRTEVLEDLKGWHETYVPDHEFGSHSEEVHIKSHAYFRHIHINHGPELERSIEAVKKLISDNKQIRHKYSTRFLAIKLLEKDKDIELFVKTLPNGSEILALRDKETQRLYKAINEDSEQAITDAKYGFIAGALKETFVNNQKEKEQVTRIIDTIVTHHIWGYPIFFLFLYIMFEVTFVFGNYPMQGIEWLVEQLGNQIRNNMTEGPLKALLVDGIIGGVGGVIVFLPNILILYFFISIMEDSGYMARAAFIMDKIMHRMGLHGKSFIPLIMGFGCNVPAIMSSRIIEDRKCRIITMLINPLMSCSARLPIYLVMTQAFFPSHAGFILLCVYSTGILLAVFMARIFSKLLMKGDDAPFVMELPPYRMPTAKSIFRHTWEKGNHYLRKMGSIIMVASIIIWFLGYYPHDNYETVAEQQENSYIGQIGKAIEPMIEPLGFDWKLGVGLISGIGAKELVVSTLGVLYTNESDIENVNLSNRIPITPLVALTYMLFVLIYFPCIATLIAIKQESGSWKWALFSMGYTLVLAWGLAFTVYQLGSLIV, encoded by the coding sequence ATGCGTTTATCTGAACTAAAAACAGGAGAAAAAGGGATAATAGTCAAAGTTTTGGGACATGGTGGCTTTCGCAAGCGCATCGTGGAAATGGGATTTATCAAAGGAAAGACTATAGCTGTTATTTTAAACGCCCCCTTGAAAGATCCGATAAAATACAGTTTGTTGGGTTATGAAATTTCCCTTCGACGGCAGGAGGCCGAGATGATTGAGGTGGTGAGCGAACAAGAAACGCGCACCACTCAAGATTCTTATTATGGTCCTATAATAGAAGAGACCATGATACCTGAAAACAAGATGGCGACGTTGGCAAAAGGGAAACGGCGTACTATTAATGTGGCATTAATAGGAAACCCTAATTGTGGGAAAACCTCGTTATTTAATTACGCTTCCGGTGCCCATGAACGCATAGGAAATTATAGCGGAGTTACCGTAGATGCCAAAGAAAACGCTTTTGACTTTCAAGGATACCATTTTCGCATAGTGGATCTACCTGGTACTTATTCTTTATCAACTTATACACCGGAAGAAGTATATGTGCGCAAATACATTATCGAAGAAACTCCTGATGTGATTATCAATGTAGTAGATGCATCAAACTTAGAACGCAATTTTTATCTTACGACCCAGCTTATTGATATGAATGTGCGAATGGTTGTCGCCCTAAATATGTTTGATGAACTCAAAGCGAGTGGTAATCAACTAGATTATCTTAAGTTAAGCCGATTGTTAGGCGTACCTATGGTACCTACCGTTTGCCGTACAGGAGAAGGTGTTGATAAATTGTTCCACATTATTATCAGTCTTTACGAAGGTATTGATTTTCTCACGCAGGAAAAGTTGGATGTTCGTACAGAAGTGTTGGAAGATTTAAAAGGATGGCATGAAACATACGTTCCTGACCATGAATTTGGAAGTCATAGCGAGGAAGTACATATTAAATCTCATGCGTATTTCCGTCATATCCATATCAATCATGGACCAGAATTGGAACGTAGCATTGAGGCTGTAAAGAAGTTGATTAGTGACAACAAGCAGATTCGTCACAAATATTCCACTCGTTTCTTAGCCATCAAACTATTGGAGAAAGACAAGGACATAGAATTATTTGTCAAGACGCTGCCTAATGGAAGTGAAATTTTAGCTCTGCGGGATAAAGAAACTCAACGTCTCTATAAGGCAATAAATGAAGATAGCGAACAGGCTATTACTGATGCCAAGTATGGTTTCATTGCCGGAGCATTAAAAGAGACATTTGTAAATAACCAAAAGGAAAAAGAGCAGGTGACTCGCATAATAGATACGATTGTAACCCATCATATTTGGGGGTACCCTATATTCTTCCTTTTCCTCTATATAATGTTTGAGGTTACATTTGTCTTTGGAAATTATCCCATGCAAGGTATCGAATGGTTGGTAGAGCAATTAGGAAATCAAATACGCAACAATATGACCGAAGGACCATTAAAAGCTCTGCTTGTCGATGGCATCATAGGAGGAGTGGGAGGAGTTATCGTGTTTCTACCGAATATTCTGATTTTGTATTTCTTCATATCCATTATGGAAGATTCGGGATATATGGCACGTGCTGCATTTATTATGGATAAGATTATGCACCGTATGGGATTGCATGGTAAATCATTTATTCCTCTTATCATGGGGTTTGGATGCAATGTACCGGCAATCATGTCATCGCGTATCATTGAAGATCGCAAGTGTAGAATTATAACCATGTTAATTAATCCATTGATGTCATGTAGTGCTCGTTTACCCATTTACTTGGTCATGACTCAGGCTTTTTTTCCAAGCCATGCCGGTTTTATATTGCTATGCGTTTACTCCACGGGAATCCTATTAGCTGTTTTCATGGCACGTATTTTTAGTAAATTATTGATGAAAGGCGATGATGCTCCTTTTGTAATGGAACTTCCTCCCTACCGTATGCCCACAGCAAAAAGCATCTTTCGCCATACTTGGGAAAAAGGGAACCACTATTTGCGAAAAATGGGCAGTATTATTATGGTTGCCTCTATTATTATTTGGTTTTTGGGTTATTATCCACATGATAATTACGAAACAGTTGCAGAACAGCAGGAAAATTCCTATATTGGTCAAATCGGAAAAGCTATTGAACCGATGATTGAACCTTTGGGATTCGATTGGAAACTTGGAGTCGGATTGATTTCGGGTATTGGTGCAAAAGAGTTGGTGGTTAGTACCTTAGGAGTTCTTTATACGAATGAAAGTGATATTGAGAACGTGAATCTTTCAAATCGTATTCCTATCACTCCACTCGTCGCTTTGACTTATATGCTGTTTGTGCTGATTTATTTCCCATGTATAGCAACACTGATTGCGATAAAACAAGAATCAGGAAGTTGGAAATGGGCACTGTTTTCCATGGGTTATACTTTAGTTCTGGCATGGGGGCTGGCTTTTACAGTATATCAGTTAGGAAGTTTGATTGTTTAG
- a CDS encoding aspartate aminotransferase family protein: MKPFDVYPVFDINIVKGERCSVWDDKGTKYMDLYGGHAVISVGHSHPSFIDALTKQAGKLAFYSNSVKNELQQELAERLGRMSQYEDYKLFLVNSGAEANENALKLASFYNRRTRVIAFKNAFHGRTSLTVEATDNPKIIAPINQNGHVTYLPLNDTESLVRELSKGDVCAVIIEGIQGIGGIQLPTSQFMQILQQECNKTDTILILDEIQSGYGRSGKFFAHQYDGIRPDLITVAKGIANGFPMGAVLISPQFTSIYGQLGTTFGGNHLACAAAISVLDIMEKEELVVNAKQVGDFLIDELRKMPYIKEVRGRGLMIGLEFDVAVREIRQRLLFEQKVFTGVAGNNVIRILPPLCLTMDEAQEFLSRLSAILHITI, translated from the coding sequence ATGAAACCATTTGATGTATATCCTGTTTTTGACATAAACATTGTCAAAGGAGAAAGATGCTCTGTTTGGGATGACAAAGGAACCAAGTATATGGATCTTTATGGAGGTCATGCCGTTATTTCGGTAGGCCATTCGCATCCTTCCTTTATAGATGCCCTTACCAAACAAGCCGGTAAATTGGCTTTTTATTCAAACTCTGTAAAAAACGAACTACAACAAGAGTTGGCAGAACGCTTGGGGAGAATGTCCCAATACGAGGATTATAAACTTTTTCTGGTAAATTCGGGGGCAGAAGCCAATGAGAACGCATTGAAATTAGCTTCCTTTTATAATAGAAGAACCAGAGTTATAGCTTTTAAAAACGCTTTTCATGGTCGGACTTCATTGACGGTTGAGGCTACCGATAATCCCAAGATTATAGCCCCTATTAATCAGAATGGGCATGTAACCTATCTGCCATTGAATGATACCGAATCATTGGTGCGGGAACTTTCTAAGGGCGATGTGTGTGCCGTCATTATAGAAGGAATACAAGGAATCGGAGGAATCCAATTACCTACATCGCAATTTATGCAGATACTACAACAAGAGTGCAATAAGACCGATACAATCTTAATTCTCGATGAAATACAATCAGGATACGGGCGTAGTGGAAAATTTTTTGCACATCAGTATGATGGTATTCGTCCGGATTTAATCACTGTCGCAAAGGGAATCGCCAATGGCTTCCCTATGGGAGCCGTATTGATTTCTCCCCAATTCACATCCATATATGGTCAATTAGGAACAACCTTCGGAGGGAACCATTTGGCTTGTGCTGCCGCTATTTCCGTATTGGACATTATGGAGAAAGAAGAACTTGTCGTGAATGCCAAACAGGTAGGTGATTTTCTGATTGATGAACTCCGCAAAATGCCATATATAAAAGAAGTACGTGGACGAGGATTGATGATAGGATTGGAATTTGATGTGGCAGTCAGAGAAATTCGTCAAAGACTATTATTTGAGCAGAAAGTTTTTACCGGAGTTGCAGGAAACAATGTAATCCGTATCTTACCGCCTCTTTGCCTAACAATGGACGAAGCTCAGGAGTTTTTATCACGATTGTCTGCAATATTACATATAACCATTTAA
- the dapA gene encoding 4-hydroxy-tetrahydrodipicolinate synthase — MTRTRLTGMGVALITPFKEDGSVDYDALILLVDYLLQNGTDFLCVLGTTAETLTLTEEEKKRIRHTVIERVNGRIPILLGVGGNNTLTVVETLKNEDFTGVDAILSVVPYYNKPSQEGIYQHFKAIAESTELPIVLYNVPGRTGTNMKAETTLRIARDFKNVIAVKESSGDITQVDDIIKNKPDGFDVISGDDGITFPLLTLGATGVISVIGNAFPREFSRMVRLALHGDYANALTIHHQFTELFKLLFVDGNPAGVKAMLNAMGMIENRLRLPLVPTRITTMEAMRKILSELNIKSV; from the coding sequence ATGACACGAACTCGGTTGACAGGAATGGGAGTAGCATTGATTACCCCATTTAAAGAAGATGGAAGCGTAGATTATGATGCGCTTATCCTTTTGGTAGATTATTTGCTACAGAACGGTACGGACTTTCTGTGTGTATTGGGCACTACGGCCGAAACACTCACATTGACCGAAGAGGAGAAAAAAAGAATAAGACATACGGTTATTGAACGTGTGAACGGACGCATCCCGATTCTTTTAGGCGTAGGTGGAAATAACACGCTTACCGTAGTAGAGACACTGAAAAATGAGGACTTCACCGGTGTAGATGCTATTCTTTCAGTAGTACCTTACTACAACAAGCCCTCCCAAGAAGGAATATACCAACATTTCAAAGCCATTGCCGAATCTACCGAACTGCCTATTGTTTTATACAATGTTCCGGGACGGACAGGTACAAATATGAAAGCGGAAACGACCCTGCGTATTGCACGTGATTTCAAAAATGTGATAGCCGTTAAGGAGTCGTCCGGTGACATTACTCAAGTGGACGATATCATCAAGAACAAGCCTGACGGATTTGATGTGATTTCGGGTGACGACGGCATTACTTTTCCATTGCTTACCTTGGGGGCAACAGGTGTCATTTCTGTAATAGGTAACGCTTTCCCGCGTGAGTTCAGCCGCATGGTACGTTTGGCTCTACATGGCGATTATGCCAATGCCCTTACCATTCACCACCAATTTACCGAACTATTCAAACTATTGTTCGTGGATGGAAATCCGGCAGGTGTCAAAGCTATGCTCAATGCCATGGGGATGATTGAAAACCGGTTACGTCTTCCCTTGGTACCTACACGCATTACGACCATGGAGGCAATGCGTAAAATTTTATCAGAGCTAAACATCAAATCCGTATAA
- a CDS encoding alpha/beta hydrolase produces the protein MKKIFLFLSVLLASSRLLFAQNEGVVYDERTLNSEVLRGERKYGIYLPPDYNSSERNYPVLYLLHPAGPKGTVPNQQGWINYGNLKHYMDNAIKEGKIVPMIVVTPDANFGNRHISYFNDPDNNFNFEDFFFQEFIPYIEKTYRCRTEKGSRAIAGASMGGGAAFFYALHQPEMFVASCPLSAAIRGYEKDYIKSRYPNITEKELMEWYKPYNVYELFKQLPEEKKQTVSWYISCGDDDALSPNNVLLHADLKKMEIPHEFRMQNGKHDWRYWRSVLPEVLQFVSTHFCK, from the coding sequence ATGAAAAAGATTTTTTTATTTCTTTCTGTTTTGCTTGCAAGTAGCAGGCTATTGTTTGCCCAAAATGAAGGGGTCGTATATGATGAAAGAACATTAAACAGTGAAGTTTTGCGTGGAGAACGGAAATATGGTATTTATTTACCACCTGATTACAATTCGTCAGAAAGAAATTATCCGGTTCTTTATTTACTCCATCCAGCTGGTCCGAAAGGAACTGTTCCCAATCAACAGGGATGGATTAACTATGGCAATTTGAAACATTATATGGACAATGCCATTAAGGAAGGAAAAATTGTTCCTATGATTGTGGTAACACCGGATGCAAATTTCGGGAATAGGCATATTAGTTACTTTAACGACCCTGATAACAATTTCAATTTTGAGGATTTCTTTTTTCAAGAATTCATTCCATATATAGAAAAGACATATCGTTGTCGTACAGAAAAAGGTAGCCGTGCCATTGCCGGTGCATCTATGGGAGGTGGAGCCGCTTTTTTCTATGCTTTGCATCAACCAGAGATGTTTGTTGCCTCTTGTCCGCTAAGTGCTGCCATTAGAGGGTATGAAAAAGATTATATAAAATCCAGATACCCTAATATTACAGAAAAAGAACTGATGGAGTGGTACAAACCGTATAATGTTTACGAGTTATTCAAACAATTGCCAGAAGAAAAAAAGCAAACTGTATCATGGTATATTTCTTGTGGGGATGACGATGCTTTATCACCCAATAATGTGTTACTACATGCAGATTTGAAGAAAATGGAAATTCCTCATGAGTTCAGAATGCAGAATGGAAAACATGATTGGAGATACTGGCGTTCAGTACTGCCTGAAGTTCTCCAGTTTGTATCTACTCATTTTTGTAAATAG
- a CDS encoding pyridoxal phosphate-dependent aminotransferase yields the protein MNQVSSHVTRLSPSATLLMSQKSAELKAKGVDVINMSVGEPDFNTPGHIKKAAIEAIEQNYSYYSPVMGFLSLREAIANKLNNENGVNYSASQIICSNGAKQSVCNAILAVVNPGDEVIIPAPYWVSYPEMVKLAEGVPVVVPTEIEQDFKITPSQLEAVITSKTRAIILSSPNNPTGTVYSRQELQELANVLSKHEHVLILSDEIYEHVNYVDKHESIAQFPTIKERVIIINGVSKAYAMTGWRIGFVAGPEWVVKGCSKLQGQYTSGPCSISQKAAEAAYRGLQNCVEEMRLAFERRRDLVVRLGKEIAGLEVNIPEGAFYLFPKCSSFFGKRYKDWVINNSTDLVMYLLEVGHVAAVSGDAFGAPGYFRISYATSDENIVEAMKRIKSALELLV from the coding sequence ATGAATCAAGTTTCCAGTCATGTAACCCGTTTATCCCCTTCAGCTACACTCTTGATGTCCCAAAAGAGTGCAGAGTTGAAGGCTAAAGGAGTAGATGTCATTAATATGAGTGTGGGAGAACCCGACTTTAATACTCCCGGACATATTAAAAAGGCAGCAATCGAAGCCATAGAACAGAACTATTCTTATTATTCGCCCGTAATGGGCTTTTTGTCTTTACGGGAAGCCATTGCGAATAAATTGAATAATGAAAATGGGGTGAACTACTCAGCCTCCCAAATTATATGTTCAAATGGTGCTAAACAATCTGTTTGCAATGCTATATTGGCAGTAGTGAATCCGGGAGATGAGGTGATAATTCCGGCTCCTTATTGGGTAAGCTATCCGGAAATGGTAAAACTGGCTGAAGGTGTACCTGTAGTTGTACCTACTGAAATAGAACAAGATTTTAAAATAACACCTTCACAATTGGAAGCCGTCATTACTTCAAAGACACGTGCAATCATTCTGAGTTCTCCCAACAATCCCACCGGAACTGTTTATTCCCGGCAAGAACTTCAAGAATTAGCAAACGTGTTATCCAAACATGAGCATGTACTCATTTTATCCGATGAAATATACGAACACGTAAATTATGTGGACAAGCATGAAAGTATAGCTCAATTTCCGACTATCAAAGAACGGGTTATCATTATCAATGGAGTATCCAAAGCATATGCTATGACCGGATGGAGAATAGGATTCGTTGCCGGTCCGGAATGGGTTGTAAAAGGATGTTCTAAATTACAAGGACAATATACCAGTGGTCCTTGTTCTATCTCTCAGAAAGCCGCAGAAGCCGCATATAGAGGTTTGCAGAACTGTGTGGAAGAAATGCGTTTAGCATTTGAGCGACGTAGAGATTTGGTAGTGAGACTAGGAAAAGAAATTGCAGGTCTGGAAGTCAATATACCTGAAGGGGCATTCTATTTATTCCCTAAATGCAGCAGTTTTTTTGGTAAGAGATACAAAGACTGGGTAATCAACAATTCCACAGACTTGGTGATGTACTTGCTGGAAGTCGGACACGTGGCAGCTGTCAGTGGAGACGCTTTCGGCGCACCCGGATATTTTCGTATCAGCTATGCGACAAGTGATGAGAACATTGTAGAAGCAATGAAAAGAATCAAGAGTGCTTTGGAACTTCTGGTATAG
- a CDS encoding helix-turn-helix domain-containing protein, whose protein sequence is MNKIYIKNMVCDRCIMVVTNILSQLELKVAHIALGEIVLLCPPTEKQMQELLDQLQKVGFEIIDDKRSRIVEQIKTCIRELVHRKNGMLKTNLSDYLCENIHLDYSYLSGLFSENEGRTIEKYFIYQKIERVKELLVYDDMQLSEIAYIMNYSSVAHLSNQFKKVTGFTPTYFKQMSTQCRKPLDKL, encoded by the coding sequence ATGAATAAGATTTATATAAAGAACATGGTGTGTGACCGCTGCATAATGGTGGTAACAAATATTTTATCCCAACTTGAATTGAAGGTTGCCCATATCGCTTTAGGAGAAATAGTTCTTTTATGTCCGCCAACAGAGAAACAAATGCAGGAATTGTTAGATCAATTACAGAAAGTTGGTTTTGAAATTATAGATGACAAACGTTCCCGGATAGTCGAGCAGATAAAGACTTGTATTCGCGAGTTGGTGCATCGCAAAAACGGTATGTTGAAGACTAATTTATCTGATTATTTATGTGAAAACATTCATTTGGATTATTCTTATTTGTCTGGCTTGTTTTCTGAAAATGAAGGTCGGACGATAGAAAAGTATTTCATCTATCAGAAAATAGAAAGAGTCAAAGAGTTGCTTGTCTATGATGATATGCAACTTAGCGAAATAGCTTATATTATGAATTATTCAAGTGTAGCACATTTAAGCAATCAGTTCAAGAAAGTTACAGGATTTACCCCTACTTATTTTAAACAAATGAGTACACAATGTCGTAAACCATTGGATAAACTATAA
- a CDS encoding TolC family protein: protein MQQLVKIQERNIDRAKTLFSVTQALTSNNIRPKAEAAMAEAEVATSRITLLKAQDKVYELSKDFALITGIEDEEFLLDSSYMCIFPIDRTSAEEVSDNHPSLRHAQDAVEASTYKMKIFQSEALPRISLVGTISGRGSGFGYNYTQVPEAVSHSYTQGVGINRSNFLIGIGLNWNFTSLFRNRSKVASQKQLSYSLEIERNLLSRELKEQTHYADKKLQLAYSQYNEAVTRKKAAQISYDQYLAMYRNGLTSISDLAQAMYALTAAESEQEIMAINIWQAYLLKIANNGDIEAFIAQINNI from the coding sequence ATGCAGCAACTTGTAAAAATACAAGAGCGGAACATAGATAGGGCAAAAACGCTTTTCTCCGTTACTCAGGCCCTGACATCTAACAATATCAGACCCAAAGCAGAAGCTGCAATGGCAGAAGCAGAAGTTGCAACTTCGCGTATTACTCTACTGAAGGCGCAGGACAAAGTTTATGAACTGTCAAAAGACTTTGCATTGATAACAGGAATCGAAGATGAGGAATTCTTGCTCGACTCTTCCTATATGTGTATATTTCCAATCGACCGAACATCTGCTGAAGAAGTATCCGATAACCACCCCTCGTTACGCCATGCACAAGATGCAGTTGAAGCAAGTACCTACAAGATGAAAATCTTCCAGTCGGAAGCCCTACCCCGTATTAGCCTTGTCGGAACTATTTCAGGAAGGGGATCTGGGTTCGGATATAATTACACCCAAGTACCGGAGGCTGTCTCTCACTCATACACTCAAGGAGTAGGTATAAACCGAAGCAATTTTCTTATTGGGATAGGACTGAACTGGAACTTTACATCATTGTTCAGGAACCGCTCCAAAGTTGCGTCTCAAAAACAGCTTTCATATTCATTAGAAATAGAACGGAATCTGCTTTCCAGAGAATTGAAAGAACAAACTCATTATGCTGACAAAAAGTTGCAACTTGCATACAGTCAATACAATGAAGCAGTTACCCGAAAAAAGGCAGCACAAATTTCTTACGATCAATATTTAGCCATGTATAGAAATGGTCTGACTTCCATTTCCGATCTTGCCCAAGCCATGTATGCCTTGACTGCGGCGGAGTCCGAGCAGGAAATCATGGCTATCAATATATGGCAGGCTTATCTATTGAAGATTGCAAATAACGGAGATATAGAAGCCTTTATCGCTCAAATCAATAACATATAA
- a CDS encoding pyridoxamine kinase — MYANKVKKVVAVHDLSGLGRVSLTVVIPILSSMGFQVCPLPTAVLSNHTQYPEFSFLDLTDEMPKIISEWKKLEVQFNAFYTGYLGSPHQIHIVSNFIEDFRQPDGLVVVDPVLGDNGRLYANFHESMIDEMKHLITKADVITPNLTELFYLLGIPYRETNTDEELKSYLRQLSDYGPEVVIITSVPVAGDKSKTSVYAYNRSGNRYWKVTCPYLPAHYPGTGDTFTSVITGALLQGDSLPIALDRATQFILQGIRATFGYEYDNREGIQLEKVLHNLDMPIQVCSYELI; from the coding sequence ATGTATGCAAATAAAGTAAAGAAAGTTGTTGCCGTTCACGACTTGTCCGGATTGGGACGAGTATCCTTAACGGTTGTTATCCCTATTCTTTCCTCAATGGGGTTCCAGGTGTGTCCACTGCCTACGGCGGTGTTGTCCAATCATACCCAGTATCCGGAATTTTCTTTCCTTGATTTGACGGACGAAATGCCTAAAATCATCTCCGAGTGGAAGAAGTTGGAAGTGCAGTTCAATGCCTTCTACACCGGTTATTTGGGTTCTCCGCACCAGATACACATCGTCTCCAATTTCATTGAAGACTTCCGTCAGCCGGACGGTCTGGTCGTTGTAGATCCGGTGTTGGGTGACAATGGGCGACTCTATGCCAACTTTCACGAGTCCATGATTGATGAAATGAAGCATCTCATTACCAAAGCAGATGTCATCACTCCCAATCTGACGGAACTATTTTATCTATTGGGCATCCCTTATCGGGAAACGAACACGGATGAGGAACTGAAATCTTACCTTCGCCAACTGTCCGATTACGGTCCAGAGGTAGTGATTATTACCAGCGTTCCCGTTGCGGGCGACAAGAGCAAAACCTCCGTCTATGCCTACAATCGTAGCGGCAATCGTTACTGGAAAGTGACCTGCCCTTACCTGCCTGCCCATTATCCCGGAACGGGCGATACTTTTACAAGCGTTATCACCGGAGCCTTGCTGCAAGGCGATAGCCTACCCATTGCCTTAGACCGTGCCACTCAATTCATATTGCAAGGTATTCGCGCCACTTTCGGATATGAATATGACAATCGGGAAGGAATACAACTCGAAAAAGTATTGCACAACCTTGATATGCCTATTCAAGTATGTAGTTATGAACTTATTTAG